A window of Candidatus Nitrospira allomarina genomic DNA:
GTACAGCTCAAAAAACAAGAGGATGCGAATGTTTCGCATCCTCTTGTTCGGGGCCACTGAGAAGGGTCCTATGAATGCCGAATCCTTAATTGACTCGAACAACCATATGATTCCGCCGATTCTCCTGGAAACAATCCTCACTGTCATTTTGACAAAATGGTCGCTCTTTGCCGTATGAAACAATCTTTATTCGGTCCGGTTGCACACCCAGATTCACTAAATACTCCCGTGCCGCATCGGCCCGCTTTTGACCAAGCACCAGATTATAATCCTGTGTCCCCCTTTGGTCGCAGTGACCCTCAATCGTCAAAGCCTTTCCAGGATTCGCTTGTAACCATTGCGCTCCTTCTTCAAGATACTTGGCGGCGCTGCTAGAAATATTCCAACTGTCGAAGGCAAAATAAATATCCTGCACCTGGCCATGTTGGATCCCCATGGAACCACTAAAATTCGACTCAAATATCGAGCCATTCGTATCGGTTCTCCCAATTCCCACTGAGGCTCCCCCTCGCTGGCCCTGGCCATTGGCAATGCTCGAGTCAGGATCGACATATTCCGGAGAAGGACCGCCATGTTCTTTCTTATAAGTTTCAGCCCAGGTTGCAGGATTCACTCCTCCTTTGGCAGAGCCATCATTGAGAGCCGCGGACTTCGACGGATCACCATAAAAATCCCGGCTATTCTTGCCGTTTCCCAAATAGGCATTTGCCCAAGCTTCTGGATCGGGATTTTGACTGGACGCCCTTCCATTTTCAAATCCAGACACAGATCCATGATTAGGGCCAGATCCATCCACACCGGGGTATTGGTGCCCATAGTTTGAACCACCCTGGGCCATTGTTCTTTCCGCTCCCCGAATTGTTTCTGGATTCGAATTTGGATCTGCCCCATTGACTCTGTCTTGAGAGACACCATTTGGATGCTGGGAAGCCCTGACTCCATTGACCAATCCACCATTTTTACCACTTCCCTCAACTGAGCCGTTGGCTTGACTCATAATTCTATTGGGATCGAATGCATTTCCATCTTCACCTGAAACCATCCCATCCCCTTCCGAGTTGGCCCCAGTTCGGACCGAATGGTTACTACAGCCCGAAGCCATAAGGACACCCAGCATAACCACGACTATTAAGTTGCTACGATTTGGACAAACCCACATGAGATCCTCCTGGTGCAATGGTGACTGTTGGTATCATGAGGTATGGGGAAGGTTAGTCCTTCATCCTCCTATACGGAATAATTCTGGAAAAATCCGCTTAAATCTTGTTCATTCTTCAGCAATAGACACGTGAAAACCTTATCGGTTGCTTTGCAGGAAAGTTAAGGATGCTTCATAACATACGGGATAAGGCCTTATTGAGCACCGTAGCGGGAGCACCACGTATCCGTTCCACCTCAACAACATGAATGAAACGGGAACAAACCGTTCCTCGCTGTATCTGAAAGAAGAAAAGAAAGAGTAATTCCCCGGTCTGGCGGAACCGGGGAATAGGGAAATATATTGAAAGTTTAAGAAGAAATATCGCTGGAATGAGAAATTCTGGGTCAGAGCTTTGACTTTGGATCCTGTAAAATCTCCGATTGATACCAGACCCAGAATTTACCGACCCCCTCCGGCACTGAGGTTTGCGGGTCATATCCCAATAGCCTGCGGGTCTTTGAGATATCGGCAAAAGTGTAGGCGATATCGGCATCTAACATAGGTGCGGGAACGAGCTGTGCCTGGCGCCCTGTTAATTGTTCAATGCCTTTAACAAAGTCAACAAGAAGCACCGGCTCGCCTCGTCCAAGATTCAAAATTTCATACCCCATCGGACGGTCAACCGCCGCAACCAGCCCACTGACAATATCTTCGACATACGTCCAATCTCGATGCATGTTTCCATTGTTATAGAGGGGGACTTCACAGCCGGTGAATATATTATCTAAGACTTTATAGGCCATCATATCGGGACGGCCACGCGGGCCATAGACGGTAAAAAATCGAAAGACGGTACAATCCAAACCATACAAGTGGTGATAGGTATACCCTAGCAATTCACTTGCTCGTTTACTTGCCGCATATGGGGCAAGCGGTTTATCACAGGAATCTTCCGGAACAAAGGGAATGGTCTTGGTATTGCCATACACCGAAGATGTTGACGCAAACACAAACGTTGGAGAAGGTGAATGTTTGCCCTGTGAACCGATCCGTCCCACACACGCATCCAATAAAGCCATCGTTCCCATCACATTGACATCGTAATACAGCACAGGATCATCAATTGACACCCGAACACCCGCCATCGCCGCTAAATGGACAACAGCGTCAAAACGATGATCAGAAAAAAGATGGGCAACCAACTCTCGATCACGAATATCTCCTTTAAGAAACTGAAACGTGCCAGGCCATTTTCCGGTTTTAGCATGTTCGGTTACCTCTCGAAGGTTTTTCTCTTTACGGACAGGATCATAGTAATCATTGAGATTATCAAGACCAATTACTTGATCCCCCCGTCTGACCAATGCTTCCACTGCATGGCTTCCAATAAATCCCGCAGCACCGGTTACCAATATCGTTTTACCCACGGACACTCCTTCATGTTGCTTAAAGGGTTCATATTTGGCACATCTTCTCGCTGACTTTCAAATTGATACACTTCTGCAGTAATTTTTCTCGGCAACTACCGTGTGGTGCTTGATAAGTAAGGGCACTCATAGGTCGATTATCTCTAACTCTTGATCACTTAATTTACCTGATCAGACTTTCGTCAAATTGACGACCAACCCCATATTCACTTGAGGGACCTCTATTCCATTGTTACAATGGAGAATGCTCGACCCTATTGTGTGTGGGATCGTCAAAGATCCCGAAACCCTAGAAACTACCGACCTAGGAACCGGAAAAGATTTCGAAGCCGAAGTCGTTGTCTACAATTGTGATTGTCATACCTACCAACAAGTCGTCAGTCTTTTTTGTCAAGTGATTCCCGGGATGACCCCCAAAAAAGCCTTTGAATTAGCCTGGCAGATTGATCACCACGGAAGTGCTATTGTCTTTCAGGGTGACATAAAAAACGCTGATGTAATTGGAAAGCAGCTGGCAGCGGGTGGCTTGCGAGTTGAAGTTCGCTACTGAATTCTGACACCACACGACAGAATCGTCTACTTTCCCAAGTTATTTTTTCTTCACGCGGGCCGGTCTCGCAGACAAGGCAGATGTTTTTTTGGATTTGCCGCCTGGAACAGATTTTTTATTTTTTCCAACTTTGGGGGCAGTTTGTACGGGCTTCTTGTCTGTGGGCTTTGCCCCTTTGACCTTTCCAATTTTCTTGATGGGCAATCCCGACTTCATTTTTGACTCTTGCACTGAATTGTGGGGTAAGGGGGCAGGCGTCATGTCTCCTGGAGAAGCTCTAGAATTTTTTCCTAATTTCTTCACGCCTTTGCCCGTGCCTTTCCCTGAGGTTCCTGTTGGGGTGGGCAAAGGGAACGATGGGAGTTTCTTTTTTTTCAAAGCGTCACCTGAAAAAACACGAACTTGATACAATTCGAATAACGATTCAACCGCCTTTTGATCTCCTTTCCGTGCAAGCGTGAGAAGGCGACGGCGTTGATTCATTTCTTCTTCTTCCGTATGGGAAGTGACTCGCCGTTCCATGCTCAACTCCTTTCCTTTTCGCGAAATCAAACTTTCTGACATTCCACTGCAGGCCGCATCTTACACTAAACCACATGACATTGGCAATATTCCCTAATGAACATTTCTAGGCATTAGAAAGTAATTTTTAAAAGGAAAAATGCACGTGAATTTTGTTCAAACCGATGTTTGGGAAAATCATCAAAAAGAGTTCAGGTTATAGAATTAAAACATGGCAGAATAGCCTTTGATCTTTTTCGTGAATGAATTTAATGGCCTTTCTCGAAAAAGATGAGCCCCTCATTTCTGAGTCGGCCATGATGTTAAGGAGAAACTTTAGACATGATTGCCCATTCTCATCAGAGAATATTCGCAAATTGAATCGTTTCCCTAAAGACGAACCTACAGAGAACCTTCGCCTACCCCTTTCTATCCCGATCAACATCTGCTTGATTGACAGGCCAAAGAAACCATCGATATAGTGTTTTGACTTTCCCCATTGAATTTTCAAAGAAATTCCCATTTTGTGCTGCTTCGTTCATTCTTATCCAAAGGCTATTCTGATGACCCAACGCACCACCCCCTATGACATTGAACAAATTGGATATACCCTTGTGCGATTCAATAGTACAGGAATATTTGAAACGCACAAAGACCACATGGTAGATCCCTATGCCGATACACGACCCCCTAAGGGCCCGCAGGTGGAGGGCATTCAATTCGCCCCACAAGAGGCCAACAAAATCTTACCGGCTATGGTCCTCCTGCATGATCGTTATGGACTCACGTCCCACATTCAGGAATTAGCGAAAGGCCTCTCCTGTCAAGGGTACGTCGTCTTGGTTCCCAATTTGTATGTGAGACAGGGCGGGATGGTGACGGCCAATGCTGAAGTGGCCAATGCCTTAATGGAGCGAGTCAATGAACAACAAGCCTTGCAGGATATCAACGCCAGCTTTGAATTTCTCAACGCCAACCTCACAGAAGATTCCTTATTGGAAAGAACCACCCGAAACGCCCATGCAGTGATCGGGTTTGGCATGGGGGGAACCCTGGCAATAAAAACTGCCGCGCATCGGCGTCGTCTCCAGGCCGCAGTGGCAATCTCTGGGACTTTGCCAACCGATCTTCAATTGGCTCAACGATTGTATTGCCCTCTCTTACTCCAGACACCAGGACAAAGCGATCTCAATTCGGCAGAAGAACGTGACCAGTTTTGCCAAATGGCCAATGAAGCTGGGAAAAAGATCGAAGTTCGATCTTATCCTGAAGCTTCTGATGAATTCTGGCAAAGTAGCACTCCTAGCTACCGGGCATCAGATATGGAAGAAGCCTTGCAGACCTCAATAGACTTCATCAATGCGATCATCAACAAAACCATATAAGCATCAATTTGATTTTCGAAAACCATGGCCGACTCGTTTCATCAATTCATCCCTACCGAGCACTAACGCTTACATTGAGAAATCTCATGGCTTGGCGTGGCAATCGAACTATATGGTTGATTCTCTGGCTTATTGGCGCCCACATTTTTATTTTCAGTTCTCTTTCCCCCGCATTTGCCAATCAGGGATCAACCGGGATCCCCTTGTCCTTCCTTAAGGAATACCGTACACAAATTCTCCAGCTTGACTCTGATGACGCTGCCTTAGCCTTCTTCAATTCCACAACCACCATAGGGGCTAGAGACTCTCGTATTTACAGGAATTCACATTCGAGACCTACGCAGTTGAACCTGCCACCAGAGATCATCGAGGCCGTTATTAGCTACTTAAAATTTCTGGCAGTCTCCAACCAGGCGCAATTATTTCGAGAGATCCTTGTAAAGCCAACAACAGGCATCCCACCACTTTCGGACGTCCTTCCGGGTGAAGCGCACCTGCAATGGATCATGACCCACTCCACCCTTCAAGGCTTGAAATTCATACTTGATGGCTATAGACAAGTATCAGCCTGGTCTCACATGACGACTTCCCACCCCGTCCCTCCTGACGAAGAGTTTGCCAAATTTGCTTCATATTACGACCAAACTTATCAGGATTGGGATGAAAGCCCAGAATCCTGGACAAGCCTTTTTACACAGCACGGCCCAAAAGGTATCGAGGATCGATTACTCGAGTATTGGCAAACATCTAATCACCCAGCCGATACGCACCACCCCTTCCTTCCCATTCAAGATGCCTATACCCAACACTACATCGAAATCCGGCTCTTACCGATGTTTAGAATGAGCCTGCTCACCAAAACCAGCGAGTTGGAGGCCACGGCGTATGGGAAAGCATGGGAGGCCTGGCAAAAAATTCAGCAGTGGCAACAACAGGAACAAACCAATTCTGCCAGTACTCGGCTATGCGGAACCTGGCGATGGGTGGTACATAACCATCAAAACCATGGGGATCGTAAAATGACCGTCACCTTTTCGCCCCCTGACCAATCCTCACCGTCTCAAATTGCCCCATCCGCCATTGAGATTCACGGGGATACGGTCTATCTCAAATGGACCTTTCCCCAAGGAGTTCAGGAAGATAGTTTGCTCCTCAGCAACAATGACTCCCATCTTGAAGGCACCTTCAAAAACTCCCTCGGCCCTCATGGCAGTATTTCGGGTAAACGTTTGTCAACCTGCCAACCCTAGCCTTTCTTCCCGTTTCGTTTCACCTTTATCTCTCTTCCGCATTCTCCGAAAAGGTGTAAAATATCTTTAGGAGGGAAAGAGGATGATCGCCCATGATTCATTAGAATCTGACATTCGGCGTATTGGACAGACATTAGCGAAAAATGCTCGCCACCATACTCCAGGATTTTGGGATCACCGCTGGTGGACGTCACTTCTCTTAGACTGGGGAACCCGTGATGAACAGTTCAAGGTGCAGCTGTTTCGCTTTATTGACGTCCTTCCCTCCCTTCAGACGGACGCACAATTTGTGCGTATCCTGAAGGAATACTTTCAAGACCTACCGTCTCTCCCCGGTCCCCTGAAGTGGGCACTTGGTCGGTTTTCAAACAATTCGCTTACAGCCCAAGTGGGCACACGGATATTGCGGCGCCAGTTTCTGAAAATGGCCTACACGTTTATGGCAGGGGAAACCGTCAACCACGCTATCCCCACGCTCACACAACTTTGGCATGCAGGAAGTGCGTGTTCGCTTGATTTGCTTGGAGAATCCACGGTCAGTGAGGAGGAGGCTGATCATTATCACACGCGATGCCTTCAGACGTTGACCCAATTACATGAAGTCATCCCACAATGGAATCATCAACCTCTATTAGAAACCGATCATCTCGGCTCTCTTCCCAGAATCAATCTTTCCATCAAACTCTCCGCCTTATATTCGCAATTAGATCCGATTGATCCTGAGGGCAGTTATGCAGGCGTTGCCCCCCGCCTACGCTCGATCCTGGACCTTGCACAGGCCCTGCCGGCCTCTCTCACGTTTGACATGGAGCAGGCCGAATTGGAGCCGATCACTCTTGGGGTCTTTATGCGTGTATTTTCTGAACCGGCCTACCAACACTTTCCGCATGCAAGCATTGCCATACAAGCCTACCTCAAACACAGTAACGACACGTTCGATACTCTTCTAGCATGGGGAAAACAGCGAAATACTCCATTTGGTATTCGCCTCGTCAAAGGCGCCTACTGGGACTCTGAAGTTATTCGCTATCAACAACAAGGTTGGCCCATCCCCGTCTATCTAAAGAAAACGGACACCGATGCGAACTACGAATACCTTGCTCACCGGATTCTGGAACATCGAGCCTTCATTCGCCCGGCTTTTGGCTCGCACAATATTCGAACATTAGCCATGGTCCGGGCGATGGGAGACTCGCTTCATCTCCCGCCGGGAACGTTTGAATATCAGATGTTGTATGGCATGGCCGAGCCTCTACGTGATGCCGTGGTGGAACAAGGATTTCGACTTAGGGTCTACGCCCCCATTGGGGAACTTCTCCCTGGTATGGCCTATCTCGTACGTCGCTTATTGGAAAATACCTCCAATGAAAGCTTCATTCGACGCCAATATGAAACTGCCGAGTCACTTGATCATCTGTTATTGTCTCCCTCGAACGGGGACAGGAATGGAGAGGAGGCGATATCTCTGGAAATTCAGTCGGAAGCCACATTACTTGATGAAAACAATCCTGACAGATTCGTCAACGAACCACATTCGGATTTTTCTCAACAGAACGTACAACGAGATTTCTCTCTCGGCCTTGCACACATCGCCCCTCTCCTGGGACAGATCCATTCCTACCCCCTTCCGACCCCCATGCCCTGGCTTGGGCCAGAACTGATCTCGACTAATCCCAGTTTTCCTGACCAAATTATTGCCAAATTTCCAACTCTATCTCCTGAACAAATTGATTCCATTGTCCAGCGCGCCCACGCCCATATGAGCACCTGGGGAAAAATCCCTTCGCGCACCCGTGCGCG
This region includes:
- a CDS encoding OmpA family protein, with product MWVCPNRSNLIVVVMLGVLMASGCSNHSVRTGANSEGDGMVSGEDGNAFDPNRIMSQANGSVEGSGKNGGLVNGVRASQHPNGVSQDRVNGADPNSNPETIRGAERTMAQGGSNYGHQYPGVDGSGPNHGSVSGFENGRASSQNPDPEAWANAYLGNGKNSRDFYGDPSKSAALNDGSAKGGVNPATWAETYKKEHGGPSPEYVDPDSSIANGQGQRGGASVGIGRTDTNGSIFESNFSGSMGIQHGQVQDIYFAFDSWNISSSAAKYLEEGAQWLQANPGKALTIEGHCDQRGTQDYNLVLGQKRADAAREYLVNLGVQPDRIKIVSYGKERPFCQNDSEDCFQENRRNHMVVRVN
- a CDS encoding ATP-dependent Clp protease adaptor ClpS — protein: MLDPIVCGIVKDPETLETTDLGTGKDFEAEVVVYNCDCHTYQQVVSLFCQVIPGMTPKKAFELAWQIDHHGSAIVFQGDIKNADVIGKQLAAGGLRVEVRY
- a CDS encoding proline dehydrogenase family protein; translated protein: MIAHDSLESDIRRIGQTLAKNARHHTPGFWDHRWWTSLLLDWGTRDEQFKVQLFRFIDVLPSLQTDAQFVRILKEYFQDLPSLPGPLKWALGRFSNNSLTAQVGTRILRRQFLKMAYTFMAGETVNHAIPTLTQLWHAGSACSLDLLGESTVSEEEADHYHTRCLQTLTQLHEVIPQWNHQPLLETDHLGSLPRINLSIKLSALYSQLDPIDPEGSYAGVAPRLRSILDLAQALPASLTFDMEQAELEPITLGVFMRVFSEPAYQHFPHASIAIQAYLKHSNDTFDTLLAWGKQRNTPFGIRLVKGAYWDSEVIRYQQQGWPIPVYLKKTDTDANYEYLAHRILEHRAFIRPAFGSHNIRTLAMVRAMGDSLHLPPGTFEYQMLYGMAEPLRDAVVEQGFRLRVYAPIGELLPGMAYLVRRLLENTSNESFIRRQYETAESLDHLLLSPSNGDRNGEEAISLEIQSEATLLDENNPDRFVNEPHSDFSQQNVQRDFSLGLAHIAPLLGQIHSYPLPTPMPWLGPELISTNPSFPDQIIAKFPTLSPEQIDSIVQRAHAHMSTWGKIPSRTRARILFHAAELMRQRRSELAAWEILETGKPWREADADVAEAIDFLEFYGREMIRLGIPERLGTEPGEHNQRIFQPRGLAVVISPWNFSLAIPTGLVSAALVAGNVVLFKPSERSPMMGYHLFMLLREAGLPEGALQFLPGGPDVGQALVKHPKVHLIAFTGSQTVGLNIIQEASHVSAGQRHIKHVIAEMGGKNAIIVDETADLDEAVVGALASATGYQGQKCSACSRILILKEVFPQFLERLKQAALSIPIGPPEHPGNRMGPLIDRRALERVRHFVDLGKTEGTCILDRQLEGPGYFQGPVILANLPPSHPVVQEEIFGPVMVVLKVSTISEALELANDSPYALTGGIFSRSPANIQLARDTFDVGNLYINRPITGSLVSRQPFGGHRLSGIGRKAGGSGYLEQFMVEKVITENTLRRGFAPTQ
- a CDS encoding GDP-mannose 4,6-dehydratase, with product MGKTILVTGAAGFIGSHAVEALVRRGDQVIGLDNLNDYYDPVRKEKNLREVTEHAKTGKWPGTFQFLKGDIRDRELVAHLFSDHRFDAVVHLAAMAGVRVSIDDPVLYYDVNVMGTMALLDACVGRIGSQGKHSPSPTFVFASTSSVYGNTKTIPFVPEDSCDKPLAPYAASKRASELLGYTYHHLYGLDCTVFRFFTVYGPRGRPDMMAYKVLDNIFTGCEVPLYNNGNMHRDWTYVEDIVSGLVAAVDRPMGYEILNLGRGEPVLLVDFVKGIEQLTGRQAQLVPAPMLDADIAYTFADISKTRRLLGYDPQTSVPEGVGKFWVWYQSEILQDPKSKL
- a CDS encoding dienelactone hydrolase family protein, with amino-acid sequence MTQRTTPYDIEQIGYTLVRFNSTGIFETHKDHMVDPYADTRPPKGPQVEGIQFAPQEANKILPAMVLLHDRYGLTSHIQELAKGLSCQGYVVLVPNLYVRQGGMVTANAEVANALMERVNEQQALQDINASFEFLNANLTEDSLLERTTRNAHAVIGFGMGGTLAIKTAAHRRRLQAAVAISGTLPTDLQLAQRLYCPLLLQTPGQSDLNSAEERDQFCQMANEAGKKIEVRSYPEASDEFWQSSTPSYRASDMEEALQTSIDFINAIINKTI